DNA from Mycobacterium sp. SMC-8:
CCGCCGACACATGGTCGCGGGACGGCCACGCCGGCGGCACGTCGGTGAACCGCACCGACTGAGGCCGTATCAGCGCCGCGGGCCGGCTGAGGTCAAATGGCAAGGCGCCCAAAATGATCGGCGCGCTGTGCGAGGCCAGCGCGGCCCGGGCGTCGGCAATGTGGGGGAACGCGGTGTGCACACCGTCGCCGACGACGGCACAGTCGGGACCGGCCAGGACGAACGCGGGTTCGCGGGTCACGTCGACACGGCCGGGTGGGGGAAACCGGTCTGGGCCAGTGCGCTGAGCTGACGCACCCCGTGCTCGAAGCCGCACACCGCGATCGAGGCGGCGGGCATCGCGAACCGGACGCCCTCGTAGACCGGTTGTTCGATCCACCGGGTGATCACCGCGCGGGAGAAGTGACCGTGGCCGACGAACACCACATCCCGCGATTGGATGTGCTGCAGCGCCAGCTCGATCGCGCGATCGGCACGCGCGCAGACCTCGGCTGAGGTCTCCCCACCCGGGCAGCCATGCGTCCACACCAGCCAGTTCGGCACCGTCTTGCGGATGTCCGCGGTGGTGGTGCCCTCGTAGTCGCCGTAATCCCATTCGGCGATCAGGTCGTTGACCTCGTCGGCCGTGAGACCCGCCAGTTCGGCGGTCACCCGGGCGCGCACCCGGGGGCTGGTCACCACGTACGGATCAAACAACTGCAACTGCTTGAGCGTGTCTGCTGCGGCGAGCGCCTGCGTCCGGCCATGCTCACTGAGCTCGAGTTCGGTCTGGCTCGTATGCTTGCCCGATTTCGACCATTCGGTTTCGCCATGGCGGAGCAGGATCAGCCGGTGCTGCAGGAGGCCCACAACGACCGATTCTGCCGTACGTCGCCGTTTCGACGGCAATGCGCGGGTGAAGATGAACAGGGGAGGATCAACCATGTCAGGATGGGCACTGTGACGCGGGTACTTGCGGTCGCCAACCAGAAGGGCGGGGTCGCCAAGACGACGACGGTGGCGTCGTTGGGGGCGGCGCTGGTCGAACTGGGCAAGAGTGTGTTGCTCGTGGACCTCGATCCGCAGGGATCGCTGACGTTCTCGCTCGGCCACGACCCGGACAAGCTGCCGGTCTCGGTACATGAAGTGCTGCTCGGAGACGTCGAACCGGACGCGGCGTTGGTCGAAACTCCGGAGGGCATGACGTTGCTGCCCGCCAACATCGATCTGGCAGGCGCCGAGGCGATGCTATTGATGCGGGCGGGGCGGGAACATGCGCTCAAGCGGGCGCTGGACAAGATCAGCGCGAATTTCGATGTCGTGCTCATCGACTGCCCGCCGTCGCTGGGCGTGCTGACCCTCAACGGTCTGACCGCCGCCGACGAGGTCGTCGTGCCGCTGCAGTGTGAGACCCTCGCGCACCGCGGTGTGGGGCAGTTCCTGCGCACGGTGTCGGATGTGCAGGCCATCACCAACCCCGACCTGAAGCTGCTCGGCGCGCTGCCCACGCTCTACGACGCGCGCACGACGCACAGTCGGGACGTGCTCTTCGACGTCGTCGACCGCTACAACCTGCCGGTGCTGGCGCCGCCGATTCCGCGCACGGTGCGCTTCGCCGAGGCCAGCGCCTCGGGTTCGTCGGTGCTCACCGGCCGCAAGAACAAAGGCGCGATGGCCTACCGGGAGTTCGCGACGGCGCTGCTCAAGCATTGGAAGAGCGGCAAGGAACTGGCCACCTTCACCCCCGAGGTTTAACTCAACGCCACCAGTTCACCGCCGCGCTGTTCCAGCAGCGTGGATCCCGCCACTGCGGGCACGACGGGCCCCTCGACCGGCGGCCGCCGCAGCGGGATGTGCCGGTCGCCGGTGCCGGTCATCGGATCGAACACGTCGTAGCCCGTGGTGACCGGTACCAGCAGCCGGCCGGCCATCACCGTCGCGGGTCCCACCGGTGCGTGCTCACCCGCCGCGGCGACGGTGTACTTGTACTCCAGCGTGTCGGCGGAAAACACCATCAGCGCATCGCCGGTCCACCAGGTGATCAGATCGCCGGCCCGAGACGCGTTGGCATCGGGGGAGGGTTCGCCGTCGACGACGGTGCTGTCGATCACCGCGCCGGTGTCGTCGATGATGTCCAGGCGCGGAGCCGGGGTGGGCACGTACAGCGCGGTCGCGGTGTCCGTCACCGCCACCACGCGGGCTCCGGTGCCGTCGGCGACACCCTTCTGCTGGACGTACTTGAGCTCGGGGGTGTCCTCCTCGTCGGACGGACGCAGCAGTGTCAGCCGCAGATCGTCCTGACCCTCGCAGGACTCCAGCACCGACACCGCGCTGGAGCCGGCCGCCGCGGAGACGAACCGGCACAGCGGTGAGGCCGGCACGCCCGGTTTGATCGGGGCGTCGAGCGCGCCGTAGCTGAGCATCCGGACCATGTCGGAGCGCCACATCTCCAGCCGCGTCTGTCCCGCCGACAGAACCGTGGTGCCGTCGCCGGACAGGGTCACGTGCGGGTCGGCGTAGCTGCTGCGCGCGGGGCCGCGCCGGCCCGTCTTGGCGTCGACGGTGCTCACCTGTCCGCA
Protein-coding regions in this window:
- a CDS encoding ParA family protein, translated to MGTVTRVLAVANQKGGVAKTTTVASLGAALVELGKSVLLVDLDPQGSLTFSLGHDPDKLPVSVHEVLLGDVEPDAALVETPEGMTLLPANIDLAGAEAMLLMRAGREHALKRALDKISANFDVVLIDCPPSLGVLTLNGLTAADEVVVPLQCETLAHRGVGQFLRTVSDVQAITNPDLKLLGALPTLYDARTTHSRDVLFDVVDRYNLPVLAPPIPRTVRFAEASASGSSVLTGRKNKGAMAYREFATALLKHWKSGKELATFTPEV
- a CDS encoding acid phosphatase, yielding MGLLQHRLILLRHGETEWSKSGKHTSQTELELSEHGRTQALAAADTLKQLQLFDPYVVTSPRVRARVTAELAGLTADEVNDLIAEWDYGDYEGTTTADIRKTVPNWLVWTHGCPGGETSAEVCARADRAIELALQHIQSRDVVFVGHGHFSRAVITRWIEQPVYEGVRFAMPAASIAVCGFEHGVRQLSALAQTGFPHPAVST